One segment of Methanolinea mesophila DNA contains the following:
- a CDS encoding 50S ribosomal protein L40e encodes MARFPEAEARTLNVKICMRCNARNAMRATRCRKCGYQNLRPKNKERKA; translated from the coding sequence ATGGCAAGATTCCCTGAAGCAGAAGCACGGACGTTGAATGTGAAGATCTGCATGCGCTGCAACGCCCGGAATGCGATGCGCGCGACCCGCTGCCGGAAGTGCGGGTACCAGAACCTTCGTCCCAAGAATAAAGAGCGCAAGGCCTGA
- the rdgB gene encoding RdgB/HAM1 family non-canonical purine NTP pyrophosphatase produces the protein MNLTVVTSNPHKAEEVASFFGGTLTVTHVALECPEYRDDDVGKIAMQKAEFAWSALKTPLIVDDTAFSISALNDFPGPYAAYVLRTLGNRGILKLMEGEPDRDANFETAIAYADHRGIRVFKGRIEGRIVDPRGSCGFGYDPIFEWKGKTLAELPIEEKSSISHRARALGAFRDWFLSGDREREDR, from the coding sequence GTGAACCTTACCGTGGTTACCAGCAACCCCCACAAGGCGGAAGAAGTGGCGTCGTTCTTCGGCGGCACCCTTACCGTGACACATGTCGCACTGGAATGCCCCGAATACCGTGACGACGACGTAGGAAAGATCGCCATGCAGAAGGCGGAATTCGCCTGGTCCGCCCTGAAGACCCCCCTGATCGTGGATGATACCGCGTTTTCCATCAGTGCCCTGAATGATTTTCCCGGGCCCTATGCGGCCTACGTATTACGCACCCTCGGCAACCGGGGAATCCTCAAGCTCATGGAGGGGGAACCCGATCGGGATGCGAATTTCGAGACCGCTATCGCCTACGCGGACCATCGGGGGATCAGGGTCTTTAAAGGAAGGATCGAGGGACGAATCGTGGACCCGCGGGGGAGCTGCGGGTTCGGGTACGACCCGATCTTCGAGTGGAAAGGGAAAACCCTGGCGGAACTCCCGATAGAGGAAAAAAGCAGTATATCCCACAGGGCCAGGGCGCTCGGGGCTTTCAGGGACTGGTTCCTCTCCGGCGACCGGGAACGGGAAGATAGGTAA
- a CDS encoding bifunctional N(6)-L-threonylcarbamoyladenine synthase/serine/threonine protein kinase gives MPVFGQILGIEGTAWNLSAALFDTDLIALYSKPYQPPHGGIHPREAAQAHATEMKGVISRVIGDSSLITGVAFSQGPGLGPCLRTVATAARSLALALGVPLVGVNHCVAHVEIGRFATGCEDPIVLYASGANTQVIGYLNRRYRIFGETLDIGIGNALDKFARSKDLPHPGGPKIEELARDGRYIDLPYTVKGMDLAFSGLVSAARETGARLEDVCFSLQETAFAMCVEVTERALAHTGKDEVMLVGGVGANSRLQEMLATMCEERGASFHVPPRKYLGDNGAMIAYTGKIMLESGYTLELADSQVDPSFRSDQVEVTWRRDVPEKEHRPALDLMTEARGAEAVVALTPDEAIKTRVSKGYRVPGLDSRLITERTRAEARLIAMARRAGVPTPLIRDVRADTIVMERVKGTLLRDALEEDHLEETGKTAGKLHGAGIIHGDLTPSNIILRGGRCVLIDFGLAYYSSEVESRGVDVHVLFQTLESTTDGYPSLKEAFSRGYRAAFPEAGAVLERELEIERRGRYL, from the coding sequence ATGCCTGTTTTTGGGCAGATACTGGGGATTGAGGGGACTGCCTGGAACCTCAGCGCCGCTCTTTTTGATACCGATCTTATCGCGCTGTATTCGAAGCCTTACCAGCCACCCCACGGGGGTATCCACCCCCGGGAGGCCGCCCAGGCCCATGCAACCGAGATGAAGGGGGTGATCTCCCGCGTGATCGGGGACTCCTCCCTCATTACCGGGGTGGCCTTTTCCCAGGGCCCGGGTCTCGGGCCCTGCCTGCGGACCGTGGCAACCGCGGCGCGGTCGCTGGCCCTCGCGCTCGGGGTTCCTCTCGTGGGGGTGAACCACTGCGTGGCTCACGTGGAGATCGGCCGGTTCGCGACGGGGTGCGAGGATCCTATCGTGCTCTATGCATCGGGAGCGAACACCCAGGTGATCGGGTACCTCAACCGGAGGTACCGCATCTTCGGCGAGACGCTCGATATCGGGATCGGGAACGCGCTCGACAAGTTCGCCCGGAGTAAGGACCTCCCCCATCCCGGCGGGCCGAAGATCGAGGAACTCGCCCGTGACGGGCGCTACATCGACCTTCCTTACACGGTGAAGGGGATGGACCTCGCCTTCTCCGGCCTGGTAAGCGCTGCACGGGAAACCGGTGCCAGGCTCGAGGACGTCTGTTTCAGCCTCCAGGAGACTGCCTTTGCCATGTGCGTGGAGGTCACCGAGAGAGCATTGGCCCATACAGGGAAGGACGAGGTCATGCTGGTCGGGGGGGTGGGAGCGAACTCCCGGCTGCAGGAGATGCTCGCGACGATGTGCGAAGAGCGGGGGGCATCGTTCCACGTCCCTCCCAGGAAGTACCTGGGGGACAACGGGGCCATGATCGCCTACACGGGAAAGATCATGCTGGAGAGCGGGTATACGCTCGAGCTCGCGGACTCCCAGGTCGACCCATCGTTCCGGTCGGACCAGGTGGAAGTGACCTGGAGGAGGGATGTCCCTGAGAAGGAACACCGACCCGCACTCGACTTGATGACCGAGGCGAGGGGGGCCGAAGCCGTGGTCGCCCTCACCCCGGACGAGGCGATCAAGACCCGGGTGTCGAAGGGCTACCGGGTTCCCGGGCTCGATTCGAGGTTGATCACCGAGCGGACCCGGGCGGAGGCCCGGCTTATCGCCATGGCCCGGAGGGCCGGGGTGCCGACGCCGCTTATCCGGGACGTCCGTGCGGACACCATCGTCATGGAGCGGGTGAAGGGGACGCTCCTTCGAGATGCCCTGGAAGAGGACCACCTTGAAGAGACGGGAAAGACCGCAGGGAAGCTCCATGGAGCGGGGATCATTCACGGGGACCTGACCCCGAGCAATATTATCCTCCGCGGCGGCCGCTGCGTCCTGATCGATTTCGGACTGGCATACTATTCGAGCGAGGTCGAGTCCCGGGGGGTGGACGTCCACGTCCTGTTCCAGACCCTGGAGAGCACGACGGACGGATACCCTTCCCTGAAGGAGGCATTCTCCCGGGGCTACCGCGCCGCGTTTCCGGAAGCGGGGGCAGTTCTCGAACGGGAACTGGAGATCGAACGCCGGGGGAGGTACCTGTGA
- a CDS encoding 30S ribosomal protein S27ae, producing the protein MAAAKKAKTRSVARSSYYKKEGDKVVLEKRFCPRCGPGVILAEHKDRVACGRCGYTEFKK; encoded by the coding sequence ATGGCGGCAGCCAAGAAAGCGAAGACCCGGTCTGTGGCCCGGAGTTCCTATTACAAAAAGGAAGGCGATAAGGTCGTCCTGGAAAAGAGATTCTGCCCCCGGTGCGGGCCCGGAGTGATCCTCGCGGAGCACAAGGACCGTGTCGCCTGCGGCAGGTGCGGCTATACCGAATTCAAAAAATAA
- a CDS encoding 30S ribosomal protein S24e, with protein MEFEVTRDTRNALLKRREVDFELRFEGPTPSRMQVTGKLAAMMNVAENTVVLDTMKTRFGVMELSGSARIYDSEEERNKVERGYLLTRGVPKAKEEEGA; from the coding sequence ATGGAATTTGAGGTTACCAGGGATACCAGAAATGCGCTCCTGAAGCGGAGAGAAGTCGATTTTGAACTCCGTTTCGAAGGGCCCACTCCTTCAAGGATGCAGGTTACCGGAAAACTTGCGGCAATGATGAACGTCGCCGAGAACACGGTCGTGCTTGATACCATGAAGACCCGGTTCGGGGTCATGGAGCTCTCGGGCTCAGCCAGGATCTACGACAGTGAAGAGGAACGGAACAAGGTCGAGCGTGGCTATCTCCTCACCCGCGGAGTCCCGAAGGCGAAGGAAGAAGAGGGTGCATAA
- a CDS encoding GTP-dependent dephospho-CoA kinase family protein, with the protein MLRLPPGQRSFFKAPFGVLFFSLDEGIPTLAGKRVYSVGDVVTARLIDRNIMPDVAIIDGHSMRTPCNRSPAVFPRCIRVKNPPGTITDELIEALDLALADPPTLIYVDGEEDLAVIPLVIAADEGGVVLYGQPGEGVVFREVDGTAKEKAKEMLALFDRIDES; encoded by the coding sequence ATGCTCCGCCTCCCCCCGGGACAACGTTCTTTTTTCAAGGCTCCCTTCGGGGTCCTGTTTTTTTCTCTTGACGAAGGAATTCCGACCCTCGCCGGGAAACGGGTATACTCTGTCGGTGACGTGGTCACAGCCCGGCTGATAGATCGGAATATCATGCCGGATGTCGCGATCATCGACGGTCATTCCATGCGCACGCCATGCAACCGCTCCCCCGCGGTCTTCCCCCGGTGTATCCGGGTGAAAAACCCTCCGGGGACCATCACCGACGAGTTGATCGAAGCCCTCGACCTTGCGCTCGCCGACCCTCCCACCCTGATTTACGTGGACGGCGAGGAAGACCTCGCGGTGATCCCCCTGGTCATTGCGGCGGACGAGGGCGGGGTCGTGCTCTACGGCCAGCCGGGGGAAGGAGTCGTGTTCAGGGAAGTGGACGGTACGGCGAAGGAGAAGGCAAAAGAGATGCTCGCGCTCTTTGATCGGATCGACGAGTCGTGA
- the spt4 gene encoding transcription elongation factor subunit Spt4 codes for MAAIKKKQVSVCRECHRVVDGESCVICGTTNLSTDWAGYLVIIDPAHSDVAKKMNIKLPGRYALKVR; via the coding sequence GTGGCGGCCATTAAGAAGAAACAGGTATCTGTCTGCCGTGAGTGTCACCGGGTAGTGGACGGAGAGAGCTGTGTGATCTGCGGGACCACCAACCTCTCCACCGACTGGGCGGGCTACCTGGTGATAATCGACCCTGCGCACTCCGACGTGGCGAAAAAAATGAATATCAAGCTTCCCGGAAGATACGCGCTGAAGGTCCGCTGA
- a CDS encoding DNA-directed RNA polymerase, translated as MYYRMQLADKVRVPPHRLGEELSRVILDVLQEQLEASIDKEIGIFIAITKVLDIGEGEIVPGDGAVYYDVEFEAVVLRLTLQEIVEGLTVETTSFGAFISLGPIDAMLHVSQISDEYINYDEKNSRLICQESKRFIGVGDPVRARVVTLSLNEREPRDSKIGLTMRQSGLGTLRWLEEDLAKEKDKEKEKGGERGGH; from the coding sequence ATGTATTACCGGATGCAACTGGCGGACAAGGTGAGGGTTCCACCCCACCGCCTGGGGGAAGAGCTCTCCCGGGTCATTCTCGACGTGCTTCAGGAACAGCTTGAGGCAAGTATTGACAAGGAGATCGGCATATTCATCGCCATTACCAAGGTGCTGGATATCGGGGAAGGGGAGATCGTCCCCGGCGACGGTGCAGTGTATTACGACGTGGAATTCGAGGCGGTGGTGCTCCGGCTCACCCTGCAGGAGATCGTGGAAGGGCTGACCGTCGAGACCACCAGTTTCGGGGCATTCATCAGCCTGGGGCCCATCGATGCCATGCTCCACGTGAGCCAGATCTCTGACGAGTACATCAACTACGACGAGAAGAACTCCCGTCTGATCTGCCAGGAATCGAAGAGGTTCATTGGAGTCGGCGACCCGGTGAGAGCCAGGGTCGTCACCCTCTCCCTGAACGAACGTGAGCCGAGGGACAGCAAGATAGGGCTTACTATGCGCCAGTCCGGGCTCGGGACGCTGCGGTGGCTGGAAGAGGACCTCGCGAAGGAGAAGGACAAGGAGAAGGAGAAAGGAGGAGAGCGTGGCGGCCATTAA
- a CDS encoding type II toxin-antitoxin system VapC family toxin, which produces MILLDTNALLIPARFRIDIFEALRNLIGAYEPLILKEVRAELEGLARGRGKDARAARYGLMLAEQCTVVEADGEGSVDDRIVSYAKAHRCMVFSDDRALRNRLLDLQIPVISLIGKQKLDIIRR; this is translated from the coding sequence GTGATCCTCCTCGATACCAATGCGCTCCTGATCCCGGCCAGGTTCAGGATCGATATCTTTGAGGCGCTGAGAAACCTTATCGGGGCGTATGAACCATTGATACTGAAAGAGGTACGGGCAGAGCTGGAAGGGCTTGCCCGGGGGCGGGGGAAGGATGCTCGCGCAGCCCGCTATGGACTGATGCTCGCAGAACAATGTACGGTGGTTGAGGCAGATGGCGAAGGCTCCGTGGATGACAGGATCGTGTCCTATGCAAAGGCGCACCGCTGCATGGTTTTCTCCGACGACCGGGCACTGAGGAACAGGCTTCTTGACCTTCAAATCCCCGTAATATCCCTTATAGGAAAGCAAAAACTGGATATCATAAGAAGATAG
- a CDS encoding translation initiation factor IF-2 subunit gamma translates to MRDVTIPSVNIGVVGHVDHGKTTLVYGLTGSWTDRHSEEIKRGISIRLGYADAVFYKCEGCEGADAYTPKPACDQCGEKAVPFRSVSFVDAPGHETLMATMLSGSALMDGAMLVIAANEPCPQPQTKEHLMALELVGIKNIVIVQNKIDVVSQKDAVKHYEQIRQFIKGTVAENAPIIPVSAQKNINMGALIEALNEAIPEPDRDPSADPLMLIARSFDINKPGSSWKDVKGGVVGGSLIRGVLKEGDDIEIRPGRQIQAENRTRWEPITTKITTINAGSRKVMEATPGGLMAIGTKLDPALTKSDALAGQVAGHVGALPPVWDKLKFRVTLMERVVGATSEQNIEPVKHHEPLMLSVGTAVTVGVVTNTKKELVEVVLKRPVCAELGARIAISRQLGARWRLIGMGVLTE, encoded by the coding sequence TTGCGGGATGTTACAATACCAAGTGTCAACATAGGTGTGGTCGGCCATGTAGACCACGGGAAAACGACCCTGGTCTATGGACTGACCGGATCCTGGACCGACAGGCATAGCGAGGAGATCAAGCGGGGGATCTCCATCCGACTGGGGTACGCGGATGCCGTCTTCTACAAGTGCGAGGGGTGCGAAGGGGCCGATGCCTATACCCCGAAGCCCGCCTGCGACCAGTGCGGCGAGAAAGCCGTCCCGTTCCGTTCGGTCTCTTTCGTGGATGCACCGGGTCACGAGACGCTCATGGCGACCATGCTCTCGGGTTCGGCGCTGATGGACGGCGCCATGCTCGTGATCGCCGCGAATGAGCCGTGTCCCCAGCCCCAGACGAAGGAGCACCTCATGGCCCTCGAACTGGTGGGGATCAAAAATATCGTGATCGTCCAGAACAAGATAGACGTGGTCTCCCAGAAGGATGCGGTCAAGCATTACGAGCAGATCCGCCAGTTCATCAAGGGAACGGTCGCCGAGAACGCCCCTATAATACCGGTCTCCGCCCAGAAGAACATCAATATGGGTGCCCTCATAGAGGCGCTCAACGAGGCGATCCCCGAGCCGGACCGCGACCCCTCTGCGGACCCCCTCATGCTGATCGCGAGGTCGTTCGATATCAATAAACCGGGGAGCAGCTGGAAGGATGTGAAGGGCGGAGTTGTCGGCGGCTCGTTGATCCGCGGTGTCTTAAAAGAGGGAGATGATATCGAGATACGGCCGGGACGGCAGATCCAGGCCGAAAACCGTACCAGGTGGGAACCAATCACCACCAAGATCACCACCATCAATGCGGGGTCGAGAAAGGTGATGGAAGCCACGCCCGGGGGCCTTATGGCCATCGGCACCAAGCTCGATCCCGCGCTCACCAAGAGCGATGCCCTTGCCGGCCAGGTAGCCGGACATGTCGGGGCCCTTCCCCCGGTCTGGGACAAGCTGAAATTCCGTGTGACACTGATGGAACGGGTCGTGGGTGCCACCAGCGAACAGAACATCGAGCCGGTGAAACATCACGAGCCGCTGATGCTCTCGGTGGGGACCGCGGTCACCGTCGGCGTGGTCACCAACACCAAGAAGGAACTCGTGGAAGTGGTCCTGAAACGGCCGGTCTGTGCCGAGCTAGGCGCACGGATCGCGATCAGCCGCCAGTTGGGAGCACGATGGCGCCTGATAGGAATGGGAGTCCTGACAGAGTAG
- the nikR gene encoding nickel-responsive transcriptional regulator NikR, which yields MTIDNELSRIGISLPKNLLDKFDDIINMRGYSSRSEGIRDAIRNYITYYKWMSDVKGERHGVITMIYDHEQRGLLTTLTDIQHEFMEIIQASLHSHVTHDRCLEVILVRGDGSQLKNLAERLMSQKGVESVKLTTIPVTD from the coding sequence ATGACCATCGATAACGAACTCTCCCGGATAGGGATCTCCCTTCCCAAAAATCTCCTCGATAAATTCGATGACATTATCAATATGAGAGGGTATTCATCCCGGTCCGAAGGAATCAGGGACGCGATCCGGAACTACATCACCTATTACAAGTGGATGTCCGACGTGAAAGGCGAACGTCACGGGGTGATCACCATGATCTACGACCATGAGCAACGCGGGCTTCTCACCACGCTCACAGACATCCAGCACGAGTTCATGGAGATCATCCAGGCGTCGCTTCACTCCCACGTGACGCACGACCGGTGCCTTGAGGTGATCCTGGTGAGGGGCGACGGGTCGCAGCTGAAAAATCTTGCCGAACGGCTCATGTCCCAGAAAGGGGTGGAATCGGTGAAACTGACCACCATCCCGGTGACCGATTAA
- a CDS encoding DUF2098 domain-containing protein produces the protein MNAGSVEVGMKVRYTRTGTTGRVIALQENEGETFAELDSTHLFYRVDQLVPADKAGKAREANEKGNLEKIKEEREYYSGTAFQEAVSHSDQSCEGGG, from the coding sequence ATGAATGCCGGGAGCGTCGAAGTCGGGATGAAGGTCCGGTACACCCGGACGGGCACCACGGGCAGGGTGATCGCACTGCAGGAGAATGAAGGAGAGACTTTCGCGGAACTGGACAGCACGCACCTCTTTTACCGGGTCGACCAGCTCGTCCCGGCCGATAAGGCGGGAAAAGCCCGGGAAGCGAACGAGAAGGGGAACCTGGAAAAAATAAAGGAGGAACGGGAGTATTATTCGGGTACCGCCTTCCAGGAGGCGGTATCCCATTCCGATCAAAGCTGCGAAGGCGGAGGTTAA
- a CDS encoding YcaO-like family protein — protein MTTPPRSLTGKDDPEYHRAVDPDDTLAMLEPISDEIGVLKIRDLTGFDRVGIPCMAAYRKRVTRSGFPFLLGAAPDEKHARIAAIMGVVERFSAELRGDPLELAAYETLGIHRALDPETLILPRPLSLGEELHWLEADDLLDGSRVFIPGNAVFCPYDSRGIATQLFSSDTLGLAAGMVRDEAILYSLLEVIEADALSRAERGREPGLMLDAEGSAAEELLSRFTRQDIDIHLWILPGRTRIPTVVAAADDRRLEDPGLLVVGSAAHPDPAFATMRALSEVAQRRCVRLGGEFENPERTAFLERTGYERMKRINRQWYLADRDTVALGSLPDMSTPSIDGDLKLVLGELRQQAERVLVADLTRTAIPVVRGVIPGFEVSCRNKERIRRHG, from the coding sequence ATGACGACACCGCCGCGTTCGCTCACCGGCAAGGACGATCCCGAATACCATAGGGCTGTCGATCCGGACGACACCCTGGCAATGCTCGAACCCATATCGGACGAGATCGGAGTCCTCAAGATCCGCGACCTTACCGGGTTCGACAGGGTCGGGATCCCCTGTATGGCAGCCTACCGGAAGAGAGTGACGAGAAGCGGGTTCCCGTTCCTCCTGGGCGCGGCCCCGGACGAAAAACATGCCCGGATCGCCGCGATAATGGGCGTGGTCGAGCGTTTTTCCGCAGAGTTACGGGGCGATCCGCTCGAACTTGCAGCGTACGAGACCCTCGGCATCCACCGGGCACTCGACCCGGAAACGCTGATCCTCCCCCGCCCGCTCTCCCTCGGCGAGGAGCTCCACTGGCTCGAAGCCGATGATCTCCTCGACGGGAGCAGGGTGTTCATCCCGGGCAATGCAGTATTCTGCCCCTATGATTCCCGGGGGATTGCAACACAGCTCTTCTCCTCGGATACCCTCGGCCTCGCAGCAGGTATGGTCCGCGATGAAGCGATCCTCTACTCGCTTCTCGAGGTTATCGAGGCGGACGCCCTGTCCCGAGCGGAGAGGGGGAGGGAACCCGGACTCATGCTCGATGCCGAAGGTTCCGCCGCAGAGGAGTTGCTCTCCCGGTTCACCCGCCAGGATATCGATATACACCTCTGGATCCTTCCCGGGCGAACACGTATCCCCACCGTGGTCGCGGCCGCCGACGATCGCCGGCTGGAGGACCCCGGACTCCTGGTGGTGGGTTCGGCCGCACACCCCGACCCGGCGTTTGCAACCATGAGAGCGCTCTCCGAGGTCGCCCAGCGAAGATGCGTCAGGCTCGGAGGGGAGTTCGAGAACCCCGAGCGGACCGCCTTCCTCGAAAGGACCGGATACGAAAGGATGAAACGGATTAACCGGCAGTGGTACCTTGCCGACCGGGACACCGTGGCGCTTGGTTCGCTCCCCGACATGTCCACTCCCTCGATCGACGGGGATCTGAAACTGGTCCTCGGCGAGTTGCGGCAGCAGGCCGAACGTGTGCTGGTAGCGGATCTCACCAGGACCGCAATTCCAGTGGTCAGGGGCGTAATACCGGGTTTCGAGGTCTCGTGCAGGAACAAGGAAAGGATCCGGCGTCACGGATAA
- a CDS encoding histone deacetylase family protein, giving the protein MAFPCVAISGEVFTRHDMDLHRETSARLKRALSGVPPGIRLLDPEPASQADLERVHTPRHIRMISDLSSLGDRRYIDMDTYVTADSFHVASMAAGSAILAAKRALEGTHAFALVRPPGHHAEPDRAMGFCLFNNAAVAAAWALEEVDRVAVVDWDLHHGNGTQKIFYDSDRVLFCSVHQGNLFPRTGWIDEIGVGRGKGFTLNAPIREGASLPDYRSVMEDAFANAITKFRPDLLIVSAGEDPLWDDPDGGMTLIPPDFGVMTRVLMEAVDAPLALVLEGGYGPSIGPAVNEIFAALGGRPVPDNGGTARESTLRIVSQLKKMMF; this is encoded by the coding sequence ATGGCATTTCCCTGTGTGGCGATCTCCGGGGAGGTCTTTACCCGGCACGATATGGACCTCCACCGGGAGACCTCCGCACGCCTGAAACGGGCGCTCTCAGGGGTTCCCCCTGGAATCCGCCTCCTGGACCCCGAACCGGCCTCGCAGGCCGACCTTGAACGTGTCCATACCCCGCGGCATATCCGGATGATCTCCGATCTCTCTTCACTCGGGGACCGGCGGTATATCGATATGGACACCTATGTCACCGCCGATTCTTTCCACGTAGCCTCAATGGCCGCAGGTTCCGCTATCCTCGCGGCGAAGAGAGCGCTCGAGGGCACGCACGCGTTCGCCCTTGTCAGGCCCCCGGGGCATCACGCGGAGCCGGATCGGGCCATGGGCTTCTGCCTCTTCAACAACGCGGCCGTAGCCGCTGCCTGGGCGCTCGAAGAAGTGGACCGGGTCGCGGTGGTGGACTGGGATCTCCATCACGGCAACGGCACCCAGAAGATATTCTACGACAGCGACAGGGTTTTATTCTGCTCGGTGCACCAGGGAAACCTTTTCCCCCGTACCGGATGGATAGATGAGATCGGCGTGGGAAGGGGGAAGGGGTTCACCCTGAATGCTCCGATACGGGAAGGCGCTTCGCTCCCCGATTACCGATCGGTAATGGAGGATGCGTTTGCGAACGCAATAACGAAATTCCGCCCCGACCTGCTCATCGTCTCGGCCGGCGAGGACCCCCTTTGGGACGACCCCGACGGGGGAATGACCCTGATCCCCCCGGACTTCGGGGTGATGACCCGGGTCCTGATGGAGGCGGTCGACGCTCCTCTCGCCCTGGTACTCGAGGGTGGATACGGACCATCGATCGGACCTGCGGTGAACGAGATCTTTGCCGCGCTCGGGGGACGACCCGTGCCGGACAATGGAGGAACCGCCAGGGAAAGCACCCTGCGGATAGTATCCCAGTTAAAAAAGATGATGTTCTGA